In the genome of Candidatus Epulonipiscium sp., one region contains:
- a CDS encoding EamA family transporter, with translation MWFIFALLSAVFAALTSILAKIGIEDINSNLATAIRTVVVLVMAWGMVFITGVQNQIVNISQKSWMFLTLSGVATGLSWLFYYKALQIGEASKVVPVDKFSVVITMILAFIILKEPATTKTILGGIFIAIGTFVMIL, from the coding sequence ATGTGGTTTATATTTGCATTATTATCAGCAGTGTTTGCTGCCCTTACATCCATACTAGCTAAAATAGGGATTGAAGATATAAATTCCAATTTAGCAACTGCAATACGGACAGTAGTTGTTCTAGTTATGGCATGGGGTATGGTATTTATTACAGGAGTACAGAATCAAATAGTTAATATTAGCCAAAAGAGTTGGATGTTTTTGACACTATCAGGAGTTGCTACAGGGTTATCTTGGCTTTTTTATTATAAAGCACTCCAAATAGGAGAAGCCTCGAAGGTCGTACCGGTGGATAAATTTAGTGTTGTTATTACAATGATACTTGCATTTATAATATTAAAGGAACCAGCTACTACGAAAACAATTCTTGGAGGTATCTTTATTGCAATCGGAACATTTGTAATGATTTTATAA
- a CDS encoding purine/pyrimidine permease codes for MISDVKKVGIGQAVPLALQHVVAMVVGCVTVPTILGTVGEIGSDDLVIMMQASLLCAAIAILIHAYGRFGIGSNLPVIIGSGFAFIPTLTSIVKAEGISGVLGAQLVGALVGILVGFGFKKIRFLFPPIVTASVVLTVGISLYGTAVKYMSGGENSEFYGTPKAWIVALITLGSVLFFSQFCKGIMKVSSTLLGLIVGYILAFALGMVDFTRVANAAFIALPRPFHFGMSFSLGGIVSMIIIFVINSIQDIGQFEATTAGAFNRKATDKELSGGIIGNNISSALGAIFGGTPNATCGQNVGIVVTTNVTEKIVFTVAAVIIMVTALIPKLAGIFLTIPLPVLGGATITVFGSIAMTGVRMLSNAGLTQRNLSIAGLSVALAVGLSRTPGAFEMCPEVIKIIFGGSEIVIVALMAIILNLILPKDK; via the coding sequence ATGATAAGCGATGTAAAAAAGGTAGGGATAGGACAGGCAGTTCCATTAGCTCTACAACATGTGGTGGCCATGGTTGTTGGATGTGTAACAGTTCCAACAATCCTTGGAACTGTGGGGGAAATCGGTAGTGACGATTTAGTTATTATGATGCAGGCCTCACTTTTATGTGCGGCCATAGCAATTCTTATTCATGCCTATGGCAGATTTGGGATTGGTTCTAATCTTCCAGTCATTATAGGGAGTGGGTTTGCATTTATTCCTACTCTTACAAGTATAGTAAAGGCAGAGGGAATATCAGGAGTATTAGGGGCACAGTTAGTAGGGGCCTTAGTTGGTATCTTGGTTGGGTTTGGGTTTAAAAAGATAAGGTTTTTATTCCCACCCATCGTGACAGCTTCCGTTGTGCTGACCGTAGGGATATCCCTATATGGTACAGCGGTCAAATATATGTCAGGGGGAGAAAACAGTGAATTTTATGGAACTCCTAAAGCATGGATTGTCGCTCTTATTACCCTGGGTTCTGTCTTGTTTTTTTCACAATTTTGCAAGGGTATTATGAAAGTATCATCTACCCTACTGGGGTTGATTGTCGGATATATTTTAGCCTTTGCCTTAGGGATGGTAGATTTTACAAGGGTAGCCAATGCAGCCTTTATTGCTCTACCTAGACCCTTTCACTTTGGTATGAGCTTTTCATTAGGCGGCATTGTATCCATGATAATCATCTTTGTGATTAACTCCATCCAAGATATCGGTCAATTTGAAGCAACTACTGCAGGAGCCTTTAACCGTAAGGCAACAGATAAAGAATTATCAGGGGGTATCATAGGAAACAATATCTCCAGTGCCCTGGGGGCAATCTTTGGGGGAACTCCCAATGCGACTTGTGGACAAAATGTAGGTATTGTAGTAACGACCAATGTAACAGAAAAAATTGTATTTACAGTGGCGGCAGTAATAATTATGGTAACTGCTCTGATACCAAAGCTGGCAGGAATATTTTTAACCATACCCCTCCCAGTCCTTGGAGGTGCTACAATTACAGTATTTGGAAGTATAGCCATGACAGGAGTTAGAATGCTCTCTAATGCTGGACTAACTCAAAGAAATCTATCCATAGCAGGGCTTTCTGTTGCTCTGGCAGTTGGATTATCTAGAACCCCAGGAGCATTCGAAATGTGTCCCGAAGTGATAAAAATAATCTTTGGGGGAAGCGAAATAGTTATCGTGGCATTGATGGCAATCATATTAAACCTTATTTTACCAAAAGATAAATAA
- a CDS encoding YgeY family selenium metabolism-linked hydrolase, which translates to MLNIDREKELIELTKKMIQAKSYSGEEGQAAQTIGEFCKTNGFDEVTYDRYGNVIGVIRGNRPGPKVLFDGHIDTVPVSDPSKWKYDPFKGEIVEGKLYGRGTSDMKGAVSAFTAAAKYFAEDTRRDFGGEILIAGVVHEECFEGVAAREISKNFKPDYVIIGEASQLNVKIGQRGRGEIVVETFGKPAHSANPEKGINAVYKMNKVIDAIRTLVPTEHPVLGKGILELTDIKSAPYPGASVVPEYCRATYDRRLLVGETKESVLKPIKELLDKLMAEDKALKVKVSYAVGEEICYTGNKIEGERFFPGWLYDKDEPWVQAVLTKLKNAGFNPEITQYNFCTNGSHYAGEAGIKTLGIGPSLESLAHTVDEYIEIEQLTKVCQCYYGVMKALLI; encoded by the coding sequence ATGCTTAATATAGATAGGGAAAAAGAACTCATCGAATTAACTAAGAAAATGATACAGGCAAAGAGCTATTCAGGAGAAGAAGGGCAGGCAGCCCAAACCATCGGTGAATTTTGCAAAACCAATGGATTTGACGAAGTAACTTATGATAGATATGGTAATGTTATCGGGGTCATCAGGGGAAATCGTCCAGGGCCTAAGGTATTATTTGATGGACATATTGATACAGTTCCCGTATCCGATCCAAGTAAATGGAAATATGATCCATTCAAAGGTGAAATAGTAGAGGGTAAACTCTATGGCCGTGGTACTTCTGACATGAAGGGAGCAGTTTCAGCCTTTACGGCAGCGGCAAAATATTTTGCAGAAGATACAAGACGGGACTTTGGTGGAGAAATTCTGATTGCGGGAGTTGTCCATGAAGAATGTTTCGAAGGGGTAGCAGCTAGAGAAATCTCTAAGAATTTTAAACCAGACTATGTCATCATCGGGGAAGCAAGTCAACTCAATGTAAAAATTGGTCAAAGAGGCCGCGGTGAAATTGTAGTTGAAACTTTTGGCAAACCAGCACACTCTGCAAATCCTGAAAAAGGTATAAATGCCGTTTATAAAATGAATAAAGTTATTGATGCCATAAGAACCCTAGTACCAACAGAACATCCTGTATTAGGAAAAGGGATTTTAGAGCTTACAGATATTAAATCCGCCCCATATCCCGGCGCCTCCGTGGTTCCCGAATACTGCCGTGCAACCTATGATCGCCGTTTATTAGTCGGGGAAACCAAAGAATCCGTACTTAAGCCTATAAAAGAGTTATTAGACAAATTAATGGCGGAGGATAAAGCATTAAAAGTAAAAGTATCCTATGCGGTGGGAGAAGAAATCTGTTATACAGGAAACAAAATAGAAGGAGAGCGTTTCTTCCCAGGATGGCTATATGATAAGGATGAACCATGGGTTCAAGCAGTGCTAACAAAATTAAAGAATGCAGGATTTAATCCTGAGATTACCCAGTACAATTTCTGTACCAACGGCTCCCATTATGCAGGAGAAGCTGGTATTAAGACATTAGGTATTGGACCTTCCTTAGAAAGTCTAGCCCATACTGTAGATGAATATATAGAAATAGAACAGCTTACAAAAGTTTGTCAGTGCTACTACGGCGTTATGAAGGCATTATTAATCTAA
- a CDS encoding rhodanese-like domain-containing protein: MFDFFNREVTPSINVNDINNLKEKINLIDIRESYEYQSGHLPKAKNIPMGALLAEVEKYFDKSQKYYIICQTGGRSLRTCQTLKKKGFDVINVLGGTGGYKEKLK, translated from the coding sequence ATGTTTGATTTTTTCAATAGAGAGGTAACACCTTCTATAAATGTAAACGATATAAATAATTTGAAAGAGAAAATCAACTTGATAGATATTAGGGAATCCTATGAATATCAAAGTGGTCATCTGCCAAAGGCTAAAAATATACCTATGGGTGCATTATTGGCAGAAGTAGAAAAATACTTTGATAAGTCACAGAAATATTATATCATTTGTCAGACCGGCGGGAGAAGCTTAAGAACCTGCCAAACTTTGAAGAAAAAAGGTTTTGATGTGATTAATGTCCTTGGGGGTACTGGCGGATACAAAGAAAAATTAAAATAA
- the dpaL gene encoding diaminopropionate ammonia-lyase: MKETFKSIFYPRKNNEKFNIDFLNLDEAKKVHTFHASFPVYAETPLVELKNLAKQIGVSNIHVKDESFRFGLNAFKVLGGSYAIGRLIADKIGEDIKNLSATKMVSKEVKDKTGDMVFVTATDGNHGRGVAWTANQLSQKSVVYMPKGSAIERLNNILLEGSDASIMDMNYDEAVRLADKNAKEKGWIVIQDTAWEGYTDIPTWIMQGYMTLGYEIVKQLEETKKEAPTHIFLQAGVGSMAGAICGFFANYYKGTQPKIIIIEPNKADCIYRTAEACDDKLHFGTGHMDTIMAGLACGEPNIIGWNVLKDYADAFISCPDYIAADGMRVMASPLDGDEKVVSGESGAATLGCIYNVLTDDSLVDIKGKLGLNEDSSLLFISTEGDTDKENYQNVIWNGKSTRYER, from the coding sequence ATGAAAGAAACATTTAAAAGCATATTTTACCCAAGAAAGAACAATGAAAAATTCAACATCGATTTTTTAAACCTTGATGAGGCAAAAAAGGTTCATACGTTCCATGCAAGTTTTCCTGTATATGCTGAAACTCCCTTGGTTGAGCTAAAAAACCTAGCTAAACAAATAGGTGTATCTAATATACATGTAAAAGATGAATCCTTCCGTTTTGGTTTAAATGCATTCAAGGTATTAGGAGGTTCCTATGCCATCGGGCGGCTAATTGCAGACAAAATCGGGGAAGATATAAAAAACCTATCAGCGACAAAAATGGTTTCAAAAGAAGTAAAAGATAAAACAGGAGATATGGTATTTGTTACAGCCACCGATGGCAATCATGGCCGTGGGGTTGCCTGGACTGCAAACCAATTAAGTCAAAAATCCGTAGTCTACATGCCAAAAGGTTCCGCCATAGAAAGATTAAATAATATCCTATTAGAGGGCTCCGATGCCAGTATTATGGATATGAACTACGATGAAGCCGTTCGTCTTGCAGACAAAAATGCTAAAGAAAAAGGCTGGATTGTAATTCAGGATACAGCATGGGAAGGGTATACCGATATCCCTACATGGATTATGCAAGGGTATATGACCTTAGGATATGAAATTGTAAAACAATTAGAAGAAACTAAAAAGGAAGCGCCTACCCATATTTTCTTACAAGCTGGTGTGGGCTCCATGGCGGGTGCAATTTGTGGATTTTTTGCAAACTACTACAAGGGCACTCAGCCAAAAATCATAATCATAGAACCCAATAAGGCAGATTGCATTTATCGTACGGCGGAAGCTTGTGACGACAAACTCCATTTTGGGACAGGTCATATGGATACTATTATGGCAGGACTTGCTTGTGGAGAACCTAATATTATCGGTTGGAATGTACTAAAAGATTATGCGGATGCATTCATTTCTTGCCCAGATTATATAGCAGCGGACGGGATGCGTGTCATGGCAAGCCCCTTAGATGGAGATGAAAAAGTAGTATCCGGGGAAAGCGGTGCAGCTACCTTAGGATGCATATACAATGTTTTAACAGATGATTCTCTTGTAGATATTAAAGGAAAGCTAGGACTTAATGAAGACTCAAGTTTACTCTTTATATCTACAGAAGGGGATACGGATAAAGAAAATTACCAAAATGTTATATGGAATGGAAAGTCTACCCGTTATGAAAGATAA
- a CDS encoding FAD-dependent oxidoreductase gives MGKKILIVGGVAGGASVAARVRRIDESAQVIMFEKGPDVSFSNCSLPFYLSGMIEKSESLVLMRPEQFKKQYNIEARVNSEVVKINRQDKKIVVKNLVTGEEYEEFYDKLVLSPGASPIRPRTIEGIYSPHVFTVRNVVDIKKLKDYLTVNNIQDIAIIGGGFIGVEVAENLRLAGKNISLIEAQAQIMNPFDYDMVQILHKEMMDQGVQLILNDGVRKINSDSVELNSGKEVGAKAVVLAIGVAPEVGLAKDAGLEIGETGGIKVDHNYLTNDKDIYAVGDAIEVYNRLTHRKTRLTLAGPAQRQARAAADHMYNIPHRNNGVIGSSVVQVFDLKAASTGLNEKTAKEAGIAYDFVYIMPSDKVGLMPASSPMHFKLIYEYPTGKILGAQAIGKGNVDKRIDVIATMILMGGTLEDLKELELAYAPLFGTAKDVINYAALVGLNVLNEQFRQVPVTKVRELVKNDAFIIDVREKGEFERGHIRNAINIPLSEIRDRVDEIPKEKPVYLHCRSSQRSYNAIMALQSMGYDNLYNISGSYLGICHYEYFQDKVTGREKIVTEYNFK, from the coding sequence ATGGGAAAAAAAATATTGATTGTCGGTGGAGTAGCCGGTGGAGCTTCGGTTGCTGCAAGAGTTAGAAGAATTGACGAATCCGCACAGGTTATTATGTTTGAAAAGGGCCCAGATGTTTCATTTTCTAACTGCTCTTTACCATTTTATCTCAGTGGAATGATAGAAAAAAGTGAAAGTTTGGTACTAATGCGTCCTGAACAATTTAAAAAACAGTATAATATTGAGGCTCGGGTCAATAGTGAAGTGGTAAAAATAAATCGTCAAGACAAAAAAATAGTAGTAAAAAATTTAGTAACTGGGGAAGAGTATGAAGAATTCTACGATAAATTGGTACTATCTCCCGGAGCTAGTCCTATACGTCCTAGAACTATCGAAGGTATATATTCTCCCCATGTATTTACCGTAAGAAATGTGGTAGACATTAAAAAGCTCAAGGATTATTTGACCGTTAATAATATACAAGATATTGCTATTATTGGTGGTGGATTCATAGGGGTAGAGGTGGCAGAAAATTTACGACTAGCAGGGAAAAATATTAGCTTAATAGAAGCACAAGCACAAATAATGAATCCATTTGATTATGATATGGTTCAAATACTTCATAAGGAAATGATGGATCAAGGAGTGCAGCTCATATTAAATGATGGAGTTCGGAAAATCAATTCAGATTCAGTAGAACTAAATTCTGGAAAGGAAGTAGGGGCAAAGGCTGTAGTACTGGCAATTGGGGTTGCTCCCGAAGTTGGATTGGCAAAAGATGCAGGACTTGAAATAGGTGAAACCGGGGGAATTAAGGTAGACCATAATTATCTGACTAATGATAAAGATATATATGCTGTAGGAGATGCTATAGAGGTCTACAACCGTTTGACCCATAGGAAAACAAGACTTACTCTTGCAGGCCCTGCCCAAAGACAAGCTAGGGCAGCGGCTGACCATATGTATAATATTCCCCATAGGAACAACGGAGTAATAGGATCTTCTGTAGTTCAAGTATTTGATTTAAAAGCAGCATCTACAGGACTAAATGAAAAGACCGCTAAGGAAGCAGGAATAGCTTATGATTTCGTATATATCATGCCAAGTGATAAGGTAGGGCTAATGCCTGCTAGCAGCCCAATGCATTTTAAGTTGATTTACGAGTACCCAACGGGTAAAATCCTTGGGGCCCAAGCTATAGGAAAGGGTAATGTGGACAAGAGAATAGATGTCATTGCAACCATGATTTTAATGGGTGGTACCTTAGAAGATTTGAAAGAATTAGAGCTGGCATATGCCCCGTTATTTGGTACTGCTAAAGATGTAATCAATTATGCAGCTTTAGTAGGATTAAATGTATTAAATGAACAATTTAGGCAAGTACCAGTAACTAAGGTTAGGGAACTAGTAAAAAATGATGCCTTTATAATAGATGTAAGGGAAAAAGGGGAATTTGAAAGAGGGCACATTAGGAATGCGATTAATATTCCTTTAAGCGAAATAAGAGATAGAGTAGATGAAATTCCAAAGGAGAAGCCGGTATATCTTCATTGCCGTTCTTCCCAAAGGAGCTATAATGCAATAATGGCCTTACAAAGCATGGGGTATGATAACTTATACAACATATCCGGTTCTTATCTGGGAATCTGCCATTATGAGTATTTTCAAGACAAAGTAACAGGGAGAGAAAAAATAGTTACAGAATACAATTTTAAATAA
- a CDS encoding D-aminoacylase has protein sequence MKTLIKNGIIVDGSGQPSYTADLLIKDDKIEKIGFINDINADRVINAQGLVIAPGFIDTHSHSDLDVILRPKVMPKIMQGITTEFLGQDGVSMAPLPLKYISDWRKNIAGLDGVSDEIDWTYGTTDNYLKMIEKAQPGVNQCYLVPHGNIRMEAMGLDNRQPTDGEIERMRKITHREMEAGAFGLSTGLIYIPCAYSESKEIIEMCKIVAEYDGVFVIHQRSEADTIVDSMKEVIEIGRKSGVRVHWSHFKVAGKKNWGKIEVVLELLEQAKSEGITVSFDQYPYVAGSTMLGAILPPWVHDGGTNKVIQRLRDPEMRKKMRYDMENGIHGWDNFVDFAGFENIFVTSVITEKNKDAVGLSITQLAELRNLDPYTAVFDLLMEEENAVGMVDFYGLEDHVKLFMARPEMNACTDGLLAPGKPHPRLYGSFPRILGKYVREEKVITLEEAVKKLTFKAADAMNLKDRGLLKKGYFADITIFNPDTINDKGTFINPIQYPVGIEYVLVNGKVAVEYGKHTEILNGKVIRNKK, from the coding sequence ATGAAAACTTTAATTAAAAATGGAATTATTGTTGATGGAAGCGGACAGCCATCATATACTGCAGACTTATTAATAAAAGATGATAAAATAGAAAAAATCGGATTCATCAATGATATAAATGCAGATAGGGTGATTAATGCCCAGGGCCTTGTAATAGCCCCGGGATTCATTGACACCCATTCCCACAGTGACTTAGATGTAATACTCCGTCCAAAGGTCATGCCGAAAATAATGCAGGGCATCACCACAGAATTTTTAGGACAAGATGGGGTCTCTATGGCACCTCTCCCCCTAAAATATATTTCAGACTGGCGTAAAAATATTGCAGGACTTGATGGAGTTAGTGATGAAATCGATTGGACCTATGGGACAACCGATAACTATCTAAAGATGATAGAAAAAGCTCAACCAGGGGTTAATCAATGCTATCTGGTTCCCCATGGAAATATCCGTATGGAAGCCATGGGTCTAGATAATCGCCAGCCCACCGATGGAGAAATCGAAAGAATGAGAAAAATAACCCATAGAGAGATGGAAGCTGGGGCCTTTGGATTGTCCACAGGACTTATCTATATTCCCTGTGCCTATTCAGAGAGCAAAGAAATCATAGAAATGTGTAAAATTGTTGCTGAGTACGATGGCGTATTCGTTATTCATCAAAGAAGCGAAGCAGATACCATTGTTGATTCTATGAAGGAAGTCATCGAGATAGGCAGGAAGTCGGGAGTAAGAGTCCACTGGTCCCACTTTAAAGTAGCTGGAAAGAAGAATTGGGGTAAAATAGAAGTTGTATTAGAACTTCTAGAACAAGCCAAGTCGGAAGGCATCACCGTAAGCTTTGACCAATACCCCTACGTTGCAGGTAGCACTATGCTAGGGGCAATCCTTCCTCCATGGGTTCATGATGGAGGTACCAATAAAGTCATCCAACGGCTAAGAGATCCCGAAATGCGTAAAAAAATGCGCTATGACATGGAGAACGGTATCCATGGCTGGGATAATTTCGTAGACTTTGCGGGGTTTGAAAATATCTTTGTTACTAGCGTTATCACAGAAAAGAACAAAGATGCCGTTGGCTTAAGTATTACCCAGTTGGCAGAACTTCGCAACCTAGACCCTTATACCGCAGTATTCGACCTTTTGATGGAAGAAGAAAATGCAGTCGGCATGGTGGATTTCTACGGATTAGAAGACCATGTAAAATTATTTATGGCTCGTCCAGAAATGAATGCCTGCACCGATGGGCTATTAGCTCCTGGCAAGCCCCATCCAAGACTTTACGGTAGCTTCCCAAGAATATTAGGAAAATATGTACGTGAAGAAAAAGTAATCACCCTAGAAGAGGCAGTTAAAAAGCTTACATTTAAGGCAGCTGATGCTATGAACCTGAAAGATAGGGGCCTGTTAAAGAAAGGATACTTCGCAGATATCACAATATTTAACCCAGACACAATCAACGATAAGGGTACCTTTATCAATCCGATACAATATCCAGTAGGCATAGAATATGTTCTTGTAAATGGAAAAGTAGCAGTAGAATATGGAAAACATACAGAAATCCTAAACGGCAAAGTAATCCGAAATAAAAAATAA